The following proteins come from a genomic window of Miscanthus floridulus cultivar M001 chromosome 2, ASM1932011v1, whole genome shotgun sequence:
- the LOC136520306 gene encoding secretory carrier-associated membrane protein 4 translates to MAGRSRYDNPFEEGGADEVNPFADQAKRGGSTAQSSYSGGAFYTTQSQRPSAPPSTRLSPLPPEPADFYNDFATPVDIPMDTNKDMKTREKELLAKEAELNRREKEIKRREDAAARAGIVLEEKNWPPFFPIIHNDIGNEIPVHLQRTLYVAFASLLGLVLCLFWNIICVTAAWAKGSGPKIWFLAIIYFILGCPGAYYLWYRTLYRAMRNESALKFGWFFLFYLVHIAFCVYAAVSPSILFVGKSLTGIFPAISLIGDSVIVGIFYFIGFALFCLESLLSMWVIQRVYLYFRGSGKEAEIKREAARSAARAAF, encoded by the exons ATGGCGGGGAGATCGCGGTACGACAACCCCTTCGAGGAGGGCGGCGCCGACGAGGTCAACCCTTTCGCG GACCAAGCTAAAAGAGGAGGATCAACTGCTCAGTCCAGCTATTCCGGTGGCGCGTTCTACACGACG CAATCACAACGCCCTTCTGCTCCTCCTAGCACACGCCTTTCGCCTCTTCCTCCTGAACCTGCTGACTTCTACAATGACTTTGCTACCCCAGTGGATATCCCCATGGACACAAACAAG GACATGAAGACAAGGGAGAAGGAGCTCCTGGCCAAGGAGGCTGAGTTGAACAGGCGTGAGAAG GAAATAAAAAGGCGAGAAGATGCTGCAGCACGAG CTGGCATTGTATTGGAAGAGAAGAATTGGCCACCATTTTTCCCCATCATTCATAATGATATTGGCAATGAGATACCTGTTCATCTGCAAAGAACACTGTATGTCGCATTTGCGTCACTCTTAG GGTTGGTATTATGCCTGTTTTGGAACATAATCTGTGTTACCGCTGCCTGGGCAAAAGGGTCAG GTCCTAAGATATGGTTTCTTGCAATCATATACTTCATTCTTGGATGCCCTGGTGCCTACTACCTTTGGTACCGGACACTGTACCGTGCCATGAG GAATGAGAGTGCTCTTAAATTTGGATGGTTTTTCCTCTTCTACTTG GTTCATATCGCCTTCTGTGTGTATGCAGCTGTTTCTCCTTCAATTCTCTTTGTGGGAAAATCATTAAC CGGGATTTTTCCAGCAATCAGCTTGATTGGTGACAGCGTCATTGTTGGG ATCTTCTACTTCATTGGCTTTGCATTGTTCTGCCTGGAGTCTTTGTTAAGCATGTGGGTCATTCAG CGTGTTTACCTGTACTTCCGAGGAAGCGGGAAAGAAGCAGAGATAAAGCGGGAAGCAGCACGCAGTGCAGCGAGGGCAGCATTTTGA
- the LOC136538257 gene encoding uncharacterized protein, which produces MDETTTGDLRWHQGWLDGGGMPPGLVLGLSSIVAFFLYLTWQIDGFCVLLLLGLLALVLLAHHALFDADGRIVVAPAAFWWWGQSEGGASSDTDRGSSGTSPWAVAAVVALLMVLALHKSSFQMFRPPFYLK; this is translated from the coding sequence ATGGACGAGACGACGACAGGAGACCTGAGATGGCATCAAGGGTGGCTGGACGGCGGCGGCATGCCGCCGGGGCTGGTGCTGGGCCTTTCGAGCATCGTCGCCTTCTTCCTCTACCTGACATGGCAGATCGACGGGTTCTGCGTGCTCCTGCTGCTCGGCCTCCTCGCGCTGGTCTTGCTCGCGCACCACGCGCTGTTTGACGCCGACGGTAGGATCGTCGTCGCGCCGGCCGCGTTCTGGTGGTGGGGCCAGTCTGAAGGTGGCGCGTCGTCGGACACGGACCGCGGCAGCAGCGGCACGTCGCCGTGGGCTGTCGCGGCGGTAGTGGCGCTTCTGATGGTGTTAGCATTGCACAAGTCGTCCTTCCAGATGTTCCGGCCGCCGTTCTA